In 'Nostoc azollae' 0708, the following are encoded in one genomic region:
- a CDS encoding CAP domain-containing protein yields the protein MFRQTAFGMALSTLVLASGLMTAPIPGNNFTKKNAHTQSFNTSSQAALSNFNSQNSTLEKLVFEQINQYRASQGLSQLTLNANITQQARIHSQNMAKGTVKFSHHGFEQRVKAIPLKYDSAGENVAFNIGYSDPAHQAVVGWLNSPGHLKNIQGKYKLTGVGVATNAKGEVYLTQIFINTR from the coding sequence ATGTTCCGACAAACTGCTTTTGGCATGGCTTTAAGTACGCTTGTCCTTGCTAGTGGATTGATGACTGCTCCTATTCCCGGTAATAATTTTACTAAAAAAAACGCTCATACTCAGTCATTCAATACTTCTAGTCAGGCAGCTCTGTCGAATTTTAATTCTCAAAATTCTACTTTAGAAAAATTAGTTTTTGAGCAAATTAATCAATATCGGGCCTCTCAGGGACTTTCACAGTTAACGTTAAATGCAAATATTACTCAACAGGCCAGAATTCACAGTCAAAATATGGCTAAGGGTACAGTTAAGTTTAGCCATCATGGTTTTGAACAGCGCGTTAAAGCTATTCCTCTTAAATATGATAGTGCGGGGGAAAATGTGGCTTTTAACATTGGATATAGTGATCCAGCACATCAAGCTGTGGTTGGTTGGCTCAATAGTCCGGGACATTTGAAAAATATTCAAGGAAAATATAAACTTACAGGGGTAGGTGTAGCCACTAATGCTAAAGGTGAAGTCTACCTCACGCAAATATTTATCAATACTAGATAG